The window TAAAGGCAGTTTGTAGCTGTCACGGTTTGTTTGTGGGGTTCTTTGCTGGAGGGAGTGTGTCAAAGGACATGGCGGTGACAGACAAGAGGCTCAGACATCTGTGTCCATCAATAATCTGGCCCACAGCTCTTTCAATAGCACAAATGAGCTGCTGAGAGGGAAGATTCTGGCACACTGGAGAAAGCgtcctgctgtgtttgtgtctgggcTGATTCTCAGCTGGGTTATTTTGCTTTTTAGGcttaaatagaaatgtatgGTGCTGGTTTAAAGTTGCAGGTGTTGTGTTACATAAAGTACAGTTTGCCAAAAGATCTACCTTGTTACGTAACAGCAGATTGAAATTAATGAAGTGTAGCATCTAAAAAAACCGACCTCAACCACTTCATTTCACTTGATCATCAACAATTTGCGTCATCCTACAACACTAAAATAAACTAGCACTAACTGATTTCGCATGGATAAAgggggaaaacaaaataaagctaGGTTTTATTTATGGTTCCTTATCAGTTAGAAGTCTTTGGGTGGTCTCAACAATAATATATGGTTGTCTTTCCcctttaagtttttattttctaagcCATGTTGTTGGACTTTCGTCACAGACTGATTTACTTTGCCGCCCAGGAACATATCAGCACCCATCTCATTAACTGTAATGCTGGTACATGTTCAACTTCCATTAAAGTAAATTGGCAACTGTGTGGAGAGCATGAGCGAATGTTTGGAGAATGCTCTCTGTTTTCTGAGAGGCAGACGAGAGGCCATTACTTTGTGCAGCCAAGCAGACGAatgaaaagggaagaaaatcTGCCCCGCGCCAGCAAGGACTTAATGTTTCACAATTAAAAAGCTCGGTGGAGGCTGAAATGAAGCtgtctctattttattttatttcaagagATCCTTTTACTTACCATGCATCATCACTCACACACCAGTGGGCTAAAGCTTATGAACTGAGCAGCCCTTACAGTTTTAATTCCTTTAAACCCAATTCGTTTGTTAAAACGTTTGAGAGGCTCTTGTGGACCATTTGTCAGGTCTTCCAAATGGAAATCACAGACCTGACAAAGTGAgggtttttctttcattactgACTCTCCATCAACAAATAACGTAGTTCGAACAGGGACCAGGCAGCCATGTTGCAGTTTGAAATTCCAAATCCTGACTTATTCTTGCACTGCAAATGTTTCTCTTGGCACTTTCATGGAACTGACTGTTTAGTTAAGAGTTAAGCACGGTCATAAATCAATGGGCATCTACTTTTTTCTGCCTTCATTCTGGACTCTCTTCAAAACAGTGTCATATGAGTCATACCACCTAGCCTGATGAGGACATGCAAGCTAGTGTGTCTATTTGAAAGTctacttaaataaaacatatttttgactaacatatttatttgctttctggcTGAGAGATTGATAACAGGAGTCACTTGTCACCTTACTCCTCCAATACCTATTGTCTGTCCCTTCACTATGAAGCTACAAAAGctgttagcttagtttagcatgttacctggcagctggttagcttagtttagcatatacaggggtgcaaactcatcagggatgaaaaaggtgacaaggatCCGAACCCCTTAAGGGGGTCCGGGGCATGCTCCCcggggaatatatatttttaaaaatatatatatatatatattcatatgcttcaatgttattacagtaaaacacaaataagctgCGGCTATTCAGCTTGGATGGTTTTCAACTTTCACAACCCCTTTAACTTGTCTTTGATCCtgagaaatgagaaatgaaGCCAGTTCTTCTTTTTAACTTCTGTTTATTGGAAATTTATTGGAAAGTTGTGTTTCCTGGTTGCTATGGTTATCTAGTTGCTATGCTAGCTAATTAGCTAGCTAAGGACACTTTTAATAAccttaaatgatttaaatggaAGAGTTCAATTTGCATGAAATGATAGCTAGTTATCTAGCTGATGTTATAGTCTCTGCGATTTAACTCATAAAATTATAATGGTGAAATCAGGGAGCTGTCAATGTGCAAGCTGCCAATTTAATGGTGATTTAAgctactctattgggtttatatatttgtaaatctgaCTCTGAAAGAGTCAGTGCCTCACCAGCCACGAACCTCACCGCACGTCACTACATACACAGTGGGTTATTTGGCCCAAATCTGTTCatgtgcaaagtaaacaacaatcaattgtttatgttgacaACAACTCATGTTCTACAGACACACCATATAATtcatatcagcatgttaacgtTATATGTAACTTATTAGCAGCTAAACTCCGCTGACGGCCGTgtcttttatgtaaatgtacatttttcgGTGTTTTTCgcttagatttttcaaaagttaccgAGAAATAGACACTGTACTATCCGATAACACCGTTATTGTAACCAGCAATAATGGTTGATGTGATTTGCGAGGCGTCTGTCAGCCAACTGTCTAACATTAGCACGTTAGCCTACGTTAGATAGCCTAACGTTCTTGCAGCGTACCAACGTGACACGTTACCGTAAATGCTATCTTAAAAAGGCCACTCGAAACCAACGGTTTTTGAAAATGCCTTCACCCGAAAGACATGTCTTGTAATACATGTCTTgtacctgtaatacacctgtctattacgtcacctgtaatacacctgtctattacgtcacctgtaatacacctgtctattacggCATCGAGGCAGCTACCTTCCATTTCGAACAGACCCGAAGACTCGAAAAATGACATTTGTCATGATGACATGGGTTGGCCAAACGAAcaagcttgaaaaaaatattagattcaTGACAGCTTGCGTTCGCAGATTACTAGGAGGaccccccccactcccccaatttttttttattgcatatctACACGAATCACACAAATGACCTATTTTGGATCAGAAACGGCGAATTTCACCGAAAGGTGACGAGTTTGCACCTATGCATATAAACaggcagccggttagcttagtttaacatgtaaacaagcagcctgttagcttagttTAACATGGAAAcaagcagcctgttagcttagttTTACATGGAAACTGGCAGCCGATTAGCATAGTTTAGCATGATAATTGGCAGCCGGTTAACTTAGTTTAGCAGGTTAACTGGCAGCCTGTTAGATAAGTTTAGCATGAAAACTGGCAGCCTCTAAGCCTAGTTTAGTATGAAAACTGGAAGTCGGTTAGCTTAgtttaacataatataaacaGGGTGAAAACAGCCAGCCTACCAGCACATCTATAGCTCACGAATTTCGATGTTAACTTTAACTTGTTTGAttaatctgtacaaaatctGAAGTGCAAAAAGGATAAACAAGCAGAGATCGCATGTAATACCACATCTCGTCTTTAtacttctgtttttgtattgattaaacaaacaagttaATACCTGTAAATTATTAAGCATTCCAGGCGCTGaccattcattttgtttccGTTAAACAGAGCAAGGCTAGCCATTTCTCTCCGCTTCCATTCTTTACGCTAAGCAAGGCTGACACTTAATGTctctagcttcatattcagTATACGGACATCAGACTGGCAACATTGTTAATGTGAATAATCACATTTCTTCAGTCAGagtgaaaaaacattgaaacatgAATCCAAAAGTTCAGTTGCAAATCTTACACAGATCTTTATTGTTCTTTAAATACATACAGTTCGTAGCAAGCAAgttgctcttttcttttcttctcttctcttttactCATCTTgttcacacatacaaaaacCTTCTTTATCTTCCTTCCCCTACGTACTTGTTCCTGTCGATTAAACTCACTTGATTGTTACCATCTATCATCCATCAATACGCAAGATATCACATCAACTTATACAGGAAGTTAATGGAGTTTATCATCTTGCGTTGACAATCTATTTCAGTTCCAAAACACAGctttttccatcttttctcttttccccttCAGCCTTCAACAAACTTCTCTTATTTCCATCAACCAGTCTTTTACATGTTTAATTGTCCTTTCCCCCAGGACAGGTAAATGTTTTCTGCTGCCTCTACTGGTGCACAGTGTCCACAACTAAATCTCCATGCACGATGCAACACTGAAAAGTGATCCGTTTCATTCCGAAAagtcagctttttaaaaaccaacatggctcAGTTCaaaattttgtttaaaaacaaaactcctcatctcttctctgATTTTGACATCAGATGATTTGCTACCACTTCACCTcatagtgatgtttttttcagagagagactgaagtCTCATATCTTACTGGATTTAAATTAATGCCtgcagtgaataaaaaaaagtgtccagGTCCTAACATCTGTCATTAAAGgaatgtataaaaataagacATGTCTTCTGATTAATCAAAAAAATCAGACTTTTACAGAGAAATTTGTAGCTTTGTGTTGTACATCTCATCCTTTGGGAGGATTCTCTGCTAAAAATCCTCAAAATTTCAAATAACTTCACCTAAAAGCTTAAAACAGTGCTGCATTATGATACCtaaaaaaatactacaataaatTTTAggatacaaaaatgtaaaactttcattagccccccaaaaaaggtcTAAAATAATGCTTAAATATCAAATTAATAGTAAACAGGATTGATGGGCACGACCTCTATATTCAAGAAATCAACACATtcacaacacacagattcatgtgtgaaatgtgttattGCTTTTCATTACGCTTCCCTCAGAGCTGGTGGAAGCTGTGCACGTCTCTCCAGAATACTGTGTCTCTGTGCGGTGCACTTGGATGGAGGGTAAGGTAAATAGCTGCCAAAGAGGACAGTAACACAGAACACTGTAATAAAACGCACGCACgcagacacacataaatacaagtCCCACGCTTATccgtgttgttttttaacatttatgtaCAAAGTCCGAACAAGAGTCCATTTCCTCCTTCCACCTCAGTTCACACCATAGTCTCTTTTCTCTTCCCTAAAGAACATAGAGACTTCTTGTcctttttggttttgtgtgttgtggGCGAGGAGAGCGGCGACGACGAAGATGAGCTCGTCGTTGAtaaagatgaggaagaggagcgggACAAAGGGGACGTCGTGTCGGGGCTGGGGCTGGTACTGTTGCATGGTGAAGTGGGGGCGGACTGAGAGCCTGGCTGCAGGCAGTTCTCATCCGCTTCCTCCATGTGGACGATGGCGGAGGCTGAGGACGGGCGGCGCTTGGAGCGGGCGGCACTCGCCGGAGGGGAGGGCGTGGAGGGCTCGCTGAGGGGCCGGTGGACGGAAATGGCGCTGCGGAGGCAGTTCAGCCACTGTTGCTTGTGGAAGACATCGTTGACCTGCAGCGTGTGGGACTGCGCCTGGCTCGGGTCTGGGGAGCGCACACGGAAAATGTTCTTTGCTGTGGAAAGACATGGAGAAAAGTAGAAATGAGCAAACTGCAATACTTGAGAGAAGAAGATGTATATTCCTACATTAACCGCTAAAAACTTTTTGACTCTGCCACAAGCCTCACCTTTGTCTGAGTTGCTGAAAGCGCCCCTGAATGAGCCGCCCATTCTGACATCTCCGTCCTGCAGGTCCTCCAACACAAGGTCGTGCACTGGGATTGGCTGGCGGTAAACCTGGAAACATTGGCGCTCGTTCCTGGTAACGGGGCGGGTCAAGACCAGCAGCTCGGTGAACAAGAACACATGCAGCttctggagagaaaaaacaaaaacaacaacaacattaaaaccaCATATTTTACATAACCAACAACCAGGTTATCAAAGTACATACTGGTATGTTTAAATCATTGGCCTCTTAGGGGTTGGCTAAGCAGCTGGTTATAAGCCTAATTGCCTTATATGGGATGTGAGGCTTGTGTTGATGAGTTGAAGAGGCAGCCAAAAGAACAATGTCTGTGCGTGTTGTGCTCACCGTGCCACTCTTGTTGCGGAGCTCCCCGTGACAAAGCAGGCTCTTGCACTGCTCGATGAGAGGGTCTCTCTGCCTGTCGTCCAGATACTCCAGCTTGTCGATGTAGTACTGGCACTCAGACTCTCCCTTCTTCATGTTGATGTCGGACAGCACACCCTGGATGATGGTGATCTAAAGAACACATGGAATATTAATCTCAGCTACGTTTTTAGGATCCATGTCTTGCATTTGAACAAATCTGTGCCTTGGACTCACCGCTTCCTCCAGTCTGGCGGCGTCCGCATGCTCTGGTGGAGTGTGTCTCAGTATCTCTTTGAGCAGCAGTGGGTACTTGACCAGGCGGGAGCGCGGGATGTCCAGGAAGCTCCACAGGTCCAGCTTCCTGCTGAAAGGTGACTCAAGGCAGCGCTGCAAGAAGTCCTGCACCCGCCGGTCCTGCTTCTTCTGGTCCAGCAGCGCCTTGGCTGCCAGCTGGTTGCTGCAGTAGTCCTTGTAGGCGTTAAGCCGAGGCAGCTGCAGGGGAGAAGGGACACTTACTAATACTGCCTTTCTTCCTGGAAACAGACCCGAACGTTGACAGCATCAAAAGAGGTCGAGGCACTTGGTGTCGGGACACTTACCCAGTTTACGACAATCTGTCCGATCTGGCCAACGGTCCCATCTGGCCCCGTGGCTTTGGCGAGCTGCGCCAGGAGGTCCTCGTGCAGAGGGATGTAGGCATCCAGGTTGCCAAAGATGTGAGTGAGCTCCTCCTCTGACATAATGGAGAGCTTCAGCATCGGGTCGTGGTACGCCTGTGAACAAGAGTGGAGCCAAAACGTCAAATGACAACATCCCATCAGGCCAAGAAGGTAGGAGGGTGATTGCTAACAATAGCTCGCGAAGAGCAGTGAGGGTacaagaaaaagacagaggagcAACTCCTGTCTTATTATAGTTCCTGGCGTGGCTGTGTGGAAGGCCTGCCAGATTTTGATTTAATCTGTTTGCTTAATATGCACTCCCTCTGCCTCAGAGATTTAAAAGTACAAACCTTGCGTGCGAGCTGGAGGTCCTCAATCAGGTCCTGTTCTCCACGAGACAGCTCAAATATGGcctgaggaaggaggaggggaggcacaaggtttttttttagcaaacacATGAATCAGGATGTCATTACATTATCGCAACCGATGGCAATTACACTAAATGGTAAACCTGCACTGCTGCCAAACGACTGAGGTCAACTCTGAAaactctctgtctgctctctccctctacttattgctctttgtgtttaaaaaagtttaTGGCTTCTGACAGTTGGCTAAGATGTCTGACATATTCAGCACAAGTGGGGATGTAGGGCAGGAAAGGGCTGGTTTGTTGGCTTGTCAGGTCTATGTGAGCTATCAGAGACTGGGAAATGAGCCTGGGGTGGCTTTTAGACCCATTTAGACTATCGGACATGAATACTACATGGGTGTGTTAAACCCGTCTGGTAGACAGGTAGAATTTCCACTGTCTGGATTTCTACCTTGGCTCACCcatgtatacacatatacacttTGCCCCTAGGCGTCCCAACCATGCTCTACAATGCGCTTGCTGTTCCTACTGTATGTTCATAACTCAGTGCTGATTCTCACCTCTTGCCGCTTGATCTCTTTGGTGGAGAAGGTTCCCTTTTGGTGAACATCTAGCGTCTCCGACCACAGCATGCTGTTCCTCCTTTTTGGCGGCGTGGGGGCCGCTGCCTTGCTGCAAGGTTTCTGGGGCACGCCCGGCGACTTGCCATCGCCTCGGAAGGAGGCCTGGAGATGGAAAAGAGGAAGCCGCCAGGGGTCAGACATGTTGCAAGCGGAAGCCCAGTTGTTCGGTGCAACAAGCAGAACAGCAGAGAGGTGCGCATTGAGTTCCCTTATAGTGGGATGTCACTCGAGCTTACCTGGATGGTTTGGCCGAAGCGCCGGACGGCCCCA is drawn from Anoplopoma fimbria isolate UVic2021 breed Golden Eagle Sablefish chromosome 23, Afim_UVic_2022, whole genome shotgun sequence and contains these coding sequences:
- the net1 gene encoding neuroepithelial cell-transforming gene 1 protein isoform X2, with product MGETDEARAPVSTSEKPKRQPSSRNLRRKLSADEEESPLKSSSSSLRRSLRRGSSFTFLTPGPQWDFSLKRKRREKDDGDAVSLCSFDFKEPSTKRVRPLGRVTSLASLISPVKNGAVRRFGQTIQASFRGDGKSPGVPQKPCSKAAAPTPPKRRNSMLWSETLDVHQKGTFSTKEIKRQEAIFELSRGEQDLIEDLQLARKAYHDPMLKLSIMSEEELTHIFGNLDAYIPLHEDLLAQLAKATGPDGTVGQIGQIVVNWLPRLNAYKDYCSNQLAAKALLDQKKQDRRVQDFLQRCLESPFSRKLDLWSFLDIPRSRLVKYPLLLKEILRHTPPEHADAARLEEAITIIQGVLSDINMKKGESECQYYIDKLEYLDDRQRDPLIEQCKSLLCHGELRNKSGTKLHVFLFTELLVLTRPVTRNERQCFQVYRQPIPVHDLVLEDLQDGDVRMGGSFRGAFSNSDKAKNIFRVRSPDPSQAQSHTLQVNDVFHKQQWLNCLRSAISVHRPLSEPSTPSPPASAARSKRRPSSASAIVHMEEADENCLQPGSQSAPTSPCNSTSPSPDTTSPLSRSSSSSLSTTSSSSSSPLSSPTTHKTKKDKKSLCSLGKRKETMV
- the net1 gene encoding neuroepithelial cell-transforming gene 1 protein isoform X1, giving the protein MVAYDELGSLVPIKRTLQVIDYQNQANKDSEEPSTKRVRPLGRVTSLASLISPVKNGAVRRFGQTIQASFRGDGKSPGVPQKPCSKAAAPTPPKRRNSMLWSETLDVHQKGTFSTKEIKRQEAIFELSRGEQDLIEDLQLARKAYHDPMLKLSIMSEEELTHIFGNLDAYIPLHEDLLAQLAKATGPDGTVGQIGQIVVNWLPRLNAYKDYCSNQLAAKALLDQKKQDRRVQDFLQRCLESPFSRKLDLWSFLDIPRSRLVKYPLLLKEILRHTPPEHADAARLEEAITIIQGVLSDINMKKGESECQYYIDKLEYLDDRQRDPLIEQCKSLLCHGELRNKSGTKLHVFLFTELLVLTRPVTRNERQCFQVYRQPIPVHDLVLEDLQDGDVRMGGSFRGAFSNSDKAKNIFRVRSPDPSQAQSHTLQVNDVFHKQQWLNCLRSAISVHRPLSEPSTPSPPASAARSKRRPSSASAIVHMEEADENCLQPGSQSAPTSPCNSTSPSPDTTSPLSRSSSSSLSTTSSSSSSPLSSPTTHKTKKDKKSLCSLGKRKETMV